In Microvenator marinus, one genomic interval encodes:
- a CDS encoding PKD domain-containing protein has protein sequence MTRTTLACAFLLFAACSNDAQVQPEMDAGPELDMSIDTATDMLADIPADMSDELRVDFELTYTTNAQEIQVQVSPGGFPREDVDALRFDFGDGIAGWGETLTHAYREPGVWPVTLEVRLDGHQILRAKKLARINPGPDHNPLFLTINQIPIYINGSVPIPLDDGTTYEFAHQVPNNRFDVDIDVLDTEDNPLNLASIRLEAVHTEAIDLTHLVDTTQLESGMIHAEIRDADALPLGEIALRVSAEDASGTTHQRELTVETVELTPDLDPFARPSDWLFRDDQDFFTTTRVPASGNRYQFASEATPNGEADFLEEMRLMGALGSDESLNELFLTRIRQAIRKEVCRYFGIAPDGTAFDGIDMKIFWVGEPGAPDPEAFDEAGTFHMMRLGGVFQGFLGFSTYSAHNQERADDSLPTLGVASAGVLGALTNTPTITDAFLPVHLENGQPVGQNPHDALVLAPDFDPDAEHPEDVLQRYLDLQSVARNIAYGLAPVIAHEMGHAMGLMPDGLPPEGFFGNSPEVAFVGNRTNVHHADLPGLNLMQAGGDTIALIGELESVIERENITLIELAKILSLETRLSPLSRAYLQRKLTYTNKD, from the coding sequence ATGACACGAACTACGCTCGCTTGCGCATTTCTCCTCTTTGCTGCCTGCTCTAACGACGCGCAGGTTCAACCTGAGATGGATGCTGGGCCTGAACTCGATATGTCCATCGACACGGCCACGGATATGCTCGCGGATATTCCTGCAGACATGTCAGATGAGCTGCGCGTGGACTTCGAACTCACCTACACCACCAACGCTCAAGAGATTCAGGTTCAAGTAAGCCCCGGTGGTTTCCCGCGCGAAGACGTGGACGCGCTTAGATTCGACTTTGGCGACGGCATCGCGGGTTGGGGAGAAACGTTGACCCACGCCTACCGCGAACCCGGCGTTTGGCCCGTCACGCTCGAAGTCAGGCTCGATGGCCATCAGATCCTACGCGCAAAGAAGCTCGCCCGAATCAATCCCGGGCCCGACCACAACCCGCTCTTTCTGACCATCAATCAGATCCCAATCTACATCAACGGGTCAGTCCCGATTCCCCTGGACGACGGCACCACGTACGAGTTTGCCCATCAGGTCCCCAACAACCGGTTCGACGTCGATATTGATGTGCTAGATACCGAGGATAACCCGCTGAACCTGGCCTCTATCAGGCTCGAGGCCGTGCACACCGAGGCTATTGACCTGACGCACCTCGTAGACACAACGCAGCTTGAGAGCGGCATGATTCATGCCGAAATCCGAGACGCTGACGCGCTCCCTCTCGGCGAGATCGCCCTCAGAGTCTCGGCCGAAGACGCCAGCGGCACAACGCACCAACGCGAACTTACGGTTGAGACCGTGGAGCTCACGCCGGACCTCGACCCCTTTGCACGCCCAAGCGACTGGCTTTTCAGAGATGACCAAGACTTTTTCACCACAACACGCGTCCCAGCCTCCGGAAATCGCTACCAGTTCGCTTCTGAAGCCACGCCCAACGGCGAGGCCGACTTTCTGGAAGAAATGCGTCTGATGGGGGCTCTAGGCAGCGACGAGTCCCTCAACGAACTCTTCCTCACTCGAATCCGGCAGGCCATTCGCAAAGAAGTCTGTCGCTATTTTGGGATCGCGCCGGACGGGACTGCCTTCGACGGCATCGACATGAAGATTTTTTGGGTAGGGGAGCCCGGCGCGCCGGACCCCGAAGCCTTTGATGAAGCGGGTACGTTCCACATGATGCGGCTTGGCGGCGTTTTCCAGGGGTTTCTAGGATTCTCAACCTACTCGGCGCACAATCAAGAACGAGCCGATGATTCACTGCCCACGCTTGGCGTGGCGAGCGCCGGAGTGCTTGGCGCCCTGACGAACACGCCGACCATCACCGATGCCTTTCTCCCGGTACATCTGGAGAACGGCCAACCCGTGGGTCAGAACCCTCACGATGCTCTCGTCCTCGCCCCGGATTTTGACCCCGATGCCGAGCATCCCGAAGACGTTCTTCAACGCTACCTTGACCTCCAAAGTGTCGCCCGAAACATCGCGTACGGACTCGCGCCAGTGATTGCCCACGAGATGGGGCACGCCATGGGACTCATGCCAGACGGTCTTCCGCCCGAGGGCTTCTTCGGCAACTCGCCGGAAGTCGCCTTTGTGGGGAATCGTACCAATGTGCACCACGCAGACCTTCCGGGCCTGAACCTCATGCAAGCAGGAGGCGACACGATCGCCCTGATTGGCGAGCTTGAGAGCGTGATCGAACGCGAGAATATTACCTTGATCGAGCTCGCGAAAATTCTTTCGCTTGAGACTCGGCTCTCGCCTCTTTCGCGGGCCTATCTGCAGCGAAAGCTGACCTATACCAACAAAGACTAG
- a CDS encoding TrkH family potassium uptake protein, with translation MRRLKNVLGLLGTIIKWFGVLYIIPLLFALFYGAGATAFIVPMFICLALGWALEKVFPGSDLEVADGFLLVILTWFGVSWLGALPYIIHGVGNLSEPINAFFESASGFTCTGSTIMDEISVEKYSHAIMIWRQMTQWIGGMGILVLAVAVLPRLSVGGVQFLDNEVPGPKMDRLTPHMAETARRLWVLYIGLSVVLFLILLVIGLAGLDPVMTPYQAFAHALTTIPSGGFSPLGRSAEALAPIVQWILVPFMLIAAVNFTLLWFALFKGPRVFWRDTEFKVFMAISMGAGTLLGALLLGADQYPTAEENFRHGFFQMATFISTTGFASTDFAEWKGDSHAILLLLMPIAGCVGSTSGGPKVLRWIIAFKVIVRELVQQIHPSAVRPLRVGERVLHEDVVKGAMIFLVTYLILFVVSVGVLAVDLRIAGIDLPIEDIASAVTATLGNIGPGYGAVGPMAGFGFFPVFSKIWMCVLMIAGRLEVMTLLVLLSPWYWRD, from the coding sequence ATGCGCCGGCTGAAAAACGTGCTCGGGCTCCTTGGGACCATCATCAAATGGTTCGGTGTCCTCTACATCATCCCTTTGCTCTTTGCGCTTTTTTACGGCGCCGGTGCTACGGCATTCATCGTGCCGATGTTTATCTGTTTGGCGTTGGGATGGGCCCTCGAGAAGGTGTTTCCCGGGAGTGATTTGGAAGTGGCCGACGGGTTTCTTCTGGTCATCCTTACGTGGTTCGGAGTCTCATGGCTTGGGGCCTTGCCCTATATCATCCACGGGGTGGGAAACCTCTCGGAGCCCATCAACGCTTTCTTTGAATCGGCGAGCGGTTTCACGTGTACGGGCTCCACGATCATGGACGAGATTTCGGTAGAAAAGTACTCGCACGCCATCATGATTTGGCGTCAGATGACGCAGTGGATCGGCGGGATGGGTATCTTGGTTCTAGCGGTGGCCGTTTTGCCCAGACTTTCAGTGGGCGGCGTGCAATTCCTAGACAACGAGGTCCCAGGCCCCAAGATGGACCGCCTGACCCCGCACATGGCCGAGACCGCGCGGCGCCTCTGGGTGCTTTATATCGGGCTGAGTGTGGTCCTGTTTCTGATCTTGCTGGTCATCGGCCTTGCGGGCTTAGACCCCGTCATGACGCCCTACCAGGCCTTTGCCCATGCGCTCACGACCATTCCCTCGGGCGGGTTTTCGCCGCTCGGCCGAAGTGCTGAGGCACTCGCCCCTATCGTGCAATGGATCTTGGTGCCTTTCATGCTCATCGCTGCCGTGAACTTCACGCTGCTCTGGTTTGCGCTTTTCAAAGGTCCGCGGGTCTTCTGGAGGGATACAGAGTTCAAGGTCTTCATGGCAATCTCGATGGGGGCAGGAACGCTCTTGGGCGCACTCCTCCTGGGCGCTGACCAGTACCCCACTGCGGAAGAGAACTTTCGGCACGGCTTTTTTCAGATGGCCACCTTCATCAGTACAACCGGATTTGCGAGCACGGACTTCGCTGAGTGGAAAGGCGACTCTCACGCTATTCTACTGCTCTTGATGCCAATCGCCGGTTGTGTGGGGAGTACCTCGGGCGGCCCAAAGGTCTTGCGTTGGATCATCGCGTTTAAGGTGATCGTACGTGAACTCGTGCAGCAGATTCATCCTTCGGCCGTGCGGCCTTTGCGGGTGGGTGAGCGTGTCTTGCACGAAGATGTGGTCAAGGGTGCCATGATCTTCCTCGTGACGTACTTGATTCTCTTCGTGGTGTCGGTCGGAGTCTTGGCCGTGGATTTGCGCATCGCGGGCATCGACTTGCCTATCGAAGATATTGCTTCTGCTGTGACTGCGACGCTTGGCAATATCGGTCCAGGCTATGGCGCGGTCGGGCCGATGGCTGGTTTCGGCTTCTTTCCGGTCTTTTCGAAGATTTGGATGTGTGTGTTGATGATCGCGGGAAGACTTGAGGTTATGACCTTGTTGGTGCTTCTAAGCCCTTGGTATTGGCGCGACTAA
- a CDS encoding rhodanese-related sulfurtransferase, translating into MMKFLTAALYKFVSLPDFEDLQAPLQKVCDEHDIRGMLLLAKEGINGTIAGAPDDVYAVLDFIKSDPRMADLVHKESFATKAPFYRMKVKLKKEIVTMGVDFIDPNTMAGKYVKPKDWNALITDPDVVVVDTRNDYEVRVGTFKGAINPETQSFRELPEWVENADILREKKKVAMFCTGGIRCEKSTAYLKSQGFDEVYHLEGGILKYLEEIPEEESLWEGDCFVFDERVTVKHGLEPGEYELCRACRNPVSPEDKTSEHWEEGVSCPWCINEKTDEERERFRERQRQIRLARQRGECHVGKRYVPRKRQKA; encoded by the coding sequence ATGATGAAATTCTTAACTGCCGCACTCTACAAATTCGTTTCACTCCCGGATTTTGAGGATTTGCAGGCGCCGCTTCAGAAAGTCTGTGACGAGCACGACATCCGCGGCATGCTCCTCCTCGCCAAAGAGGGGATCAACGGCACCATCGCTGGCGCTCCGGACGATGTGTACGCCGTTTTGGACTTCATCAAGTCGGACCCGCGTATGGCGGACCTCGTCCACAAGGAGTCGTTCGCCACCAAGGCCCCATTCTACCGAATGAAGGTCAAGCTCAAGAAAGAAATCGTGACCATGGGCGTGGACTTCATCGACCCAAACACCATGGCAGGAAAGTACGTAAAGCCCAAAGACTGGAACGCACTCATCACCGACCCAGACGTCGTCGTGGTAGATACTCGAAACGATTACGAGGTCCGAGTTGGCACGTTCAAGGGGGCTATCAACCCTGAGACTCAGAGCTTTCGCGAACTGCCTGAATGGGTTGAGAATGCCGATATCCTTCGTGAGAAGAAGAAAGTCGCCATGTTTTGCACCGGAGGAATCCGTTGTGAAAAGTCCACGGCATACCTGAAATCTCAAGGCTTCGACGAGGTCTATCACCTCGAAGGCGGCATCCTGAAGTACCTCGAAGAGATACCGGAAGAAGAGAGTCTCTGGGAAGGCGATTGTTTTGTGTTCGACGAGCGCGTCACGGTCAAGCACGGCCTGGAGCCCGGCGAGTACGAACTCTGTAGAGCGTGTAGAAACCCTGTCTCGCCCGAAGATAAGACCTCAGAGCATTGGGAAGAAGGCGTTTCCTGTCCCTGGTGTATTAACGAGAAGACCGACGAGGAGCGTGAACGATTCCGAGAACGGCAGCGCCAGATTCGGCTCGCAAGGCAGCGCGGCGAATGCCACGTCGGAAAACGCTACGTACCCCGCAAACGCCAGAAGGCTTAG
- a CDS encoding LysR family transcriptional regulator has product MNRDPVSTHLLETFVEVARLGSVSEAASLLGRSQPAISQRIRQLEDELGVALFRPQGRGVVLTRDGESVLDYAREILAKLRAFPRLIDAQSTEPRGILRIGALATVARYVLVDAIHQMVSEHADVQIRVEVGLEHDLLAKLRDGWLDLVYFIGDIDSTGLQTRHLRDVPIVVASKAGTFAKRPTLKTLSEHRLLIWAGARDPSFSQVEKHARTKGLYRKDTIEISHIDSLKALAELGTGYAVLPDYVLAPELAAGTLEIHPFPAFKLTFPFQVVWNPQTPFTQAMQVFDRKCV; this is encoded by the coding sequence ATGAATAGAGACCCGGTTTCAACCCATCTTTTGGAGACCTTTGTAGAGGTTGCACGCCTAGGAAGCGTATCCGAGGCGGCGTCACTCCTTGGCCGGTCACAACCCGCAATTTCTCAGAGGATTCGACAACTCGAGGACGAGCTTGGGGTGGCGCTCTTTAGGCCCCAAGGGCGAGGCGTGGTGCTGACACGGGACGGCGAGTCGGTCTTGGACTACGCGAGGGAGATTTTGGCCAAGCTCCGGGCCTTTCCCAGACTTATCGACGCCCAATCCACCGAACCGCGCGGCATTCTGCGCATTGGCGCACTGGCCACGGTGGCTCGCTACGTCTTGGTGGACGCTATCCACCAGATGGTTTCGGAGCATGCTGATGTTCAGATTCGAGTCGAAGTCGGACTTGAGCATGACCTGCTGGCAAAACTCAGAGATGGTTGGTTGGATCTCGTCTATTTTATTGGAGATATCGACTCCACCGGGCTTCAAACACGGCATCTCAGAGATGTCCCAATTGTAGTGGCTTCCAAGGCCGGAACATTTGCAAAACGCCCTACCCTAAAGACCTTATCCGAGCACCGTCTCCTGATCTGGGCGGGGGCTCGAGACCCTTCCTTTTCTCAGGTAGAAAAACACGCCCGAACCAAGGGCCTCTACCGCAAAGACACCATCGAGATCTCGCATATAGACTCGCTCAAGGCGCTCGCCGAGCTTGGCACGGGATATGCCGTTCTTCCTGATTACGTGCTCGCTCCAGAGCTCGCGGCGGGAACTCTGGAAATACATCCGTTTCCCGCGTTCAAACTGACTTTTCCCTTCCAAGTCGTGTGGAATCCGCAGACGCCGTTCACTCAGGCGATGCAGGTATTCGACCGAAAATGCGTCTGA
- a CDS encoding class I SAM-dependent methyltransferase, whose protein sequence is MFHPKGPTFLELARQALSSTTEGYDMLAPKFEYTPFRTPDELVQKLAEVAANKPMDDVLDLACGTGALARALAPKVEHSALGIDISEGMIAEAKRLAKDEGVDAKFQVMNLFDMRFNEQFDAVVTSGAFGHILEPEQPQFVDLIWKALRPGGRFLFWTTPMPSATEPVYWAARGFNAAMHVRNILVQPPFIMFYLTFTLERASELLWKRGFEVKVETPFEKGDYARARLVIATKPER, encoded by the coding sequence ATGTTTCACCCCAAAGGTCCTACATTTCTTGAACTCGCAAGACAGGCGCTTTCTTCAACGACCGAAGGCTACGACATGCTCGCGCCCAAGTTCGAGTACACGCCGTTTAGAACTCCGGATGAACTCGTTCAAAAGCTCGCCGAGGTAGCCGCTAACAAACCCATGGACGATGTGCTGGACCTCGCGTGTGGCACGGGCGCCCTGGCGCGGGCTCTCGCGCCCAAAGTCGAACATTCGGCGCTCGGCATCGACATTTCCGAGGGTATGATTGCAGAAGCCAAGCGCTTGGCCAAAGACGAGGGAGTCGACGCCAAATTTCAGGTCATGAACCTCTTTGATATGCGCTTCAACGAACAATTTGATGCGGTGGTCACGTCGGGGGCCTTTGGCCACATCCTAGAGCCGGAGCAACCCCAATTTGTGGACTTGATCTGGAAGGCGTTGAGGCCGGGCGGGCGCTTCCTTTTCTGGACCACTCCCATGCCTTCAGCGACTGAGCCCGTGTACTGGGCCGCGCGCGGTTTTAACGCGGCCATGCACGTGCGAAATATCCTCGTGCAGCCTCCCTTCATCATGTTCTATCTGACCTTTACTCTTGAGAGAGCGAGTGAGCTTCTTTGGAAGCGAGGCTTCGAAGTCAAGGTTGAGACTCCGTTCGAAAAAGGTGACTACGCGCGGGCGAGGCTGGTGATTGCGACCAAACCTGAGCGCTAA
- the trkA gene encoding Trk system potassium transporter TrkA: protein MRTMKIVVVGAGQVGRSVASELAKVHDLVVIDSEAERLEDLRHSVDVMTIEGDGADLEILKEAGVPEADIIIASTDDDRVNILVCGIARMLSEELFTICRVADTAYLRSWEHTRKAFQVDLMVGSNFLTAQSIDNVLSEELARDVAYFDNGRIEMAEYVIPEDCELAAKQIKDTKIPEGVRLAAVFDGQKMEVATGATWMRAGNRVLVIGESEEVAGFGNRLARSQDSKLGKDPSKNRVKRWLKRKQKDNLNVFILGGGEVGLQTATLLEKRGLSPKLVESDAKRAELLARALPKSFVLNDDIKNPGFIRTEGLSRADLVIVCLSTDELNLFASVLALDVGAKKVVSVIHSIEFQPLFDRSGVELTFNPRTEVIKEIIRHTRGKRLDKIAFVEGHKGEVIQITLDENSALVGKPLQEATQDLPGKLVIGAASRNDVVIIPNGKTVLEPGDRLVVFLDTTDVAAMMEAL from the coding sequence ATGCGTACGATGAAGATTGTTGTAGTTGGGGCCGGCCAGGTTGGCCGCTCCGTTGCGAGCGAACTGGCAAAGGTTCACGACTTGGTGGTGATCGATTCGGAGGCCGAACGCCTCGAGGATCTTCGGCATTCAGTGGACGTCATGACCATCGAAGGTGATGGCGCCGACCTCGAAATCCTTAAAGAAGCTGGCGTCCCTGAGGCCGATATTATCATCGCCAGCACCGACGACGACCGCGTCAACATCTTGGTCTGCGGCATCGCGAGAATGCTCTCCGAGGAGTTGTTCACCATTTGTAGGGTCGCTGACACAGCCTACCTGCGTTCCTGGGAACACACGCGAAAGGCCTTTCAAGTAGACCTCATGGTGGGAAGTAATTTCCTGACGGCCCAGAGTATCGATAACGTGCTCTCCGAGGAGCTCGCCCGCGACGTGGCCTATTTTGATAATGGGCGAATTGAGATGGCCGAGTACGTCATTCCTGAGGATTGCGAGCTGGCCGCCAAACAAATCAAAGATACCAAGATCCCCGAAGGTGTCAGGCTCGCCGCGGTTTTCGACGGGCAAAAGATGGAGGTGGCGACTGGAGCGACGTGGATGCGCGCGGGTAACCGAGTCCTCGTTATCGGTGAGTCCGAGGAGGTTGCTGGATTTGGCAATCGGTTGGCGAGGAGTCAAGATTCCAAGCTTGGCAAAGATCCCAGTAAGAACCGAGTCAAACGCTGGCTCAAACGTAAACAAAAAGACAACCTGAACGTCTTTATCCTCGGGGGAGGGGAGGTCGGTCTTCAGACGGCGACGCTCCTGGAGAAGCGTGGGCTAAGTCCAAAATTGGTGGAGTCTGACGCTAAGCGGGCCGAGCTTCTGGCACGAGCACTGCCAAAGTCGTTTGTGCTCAACGACGACATCAAGAATCCCGGCTTCATTCGTACCGAAGGTTTATCCCGCGCGGATCTGGTCATCGTTTGTCTATCAACCGATGAACTCAACCTATTCGCCTCGGTTTTGGCCTTGGATGTTGGCGCCAAAAAGGTGGTCTCGGTCATTCATAGCATCGAATTTCAACCCCTCTTCGATCGTAGCGGCGTGGAGCTGACCTTCAACCCGCGGACCGAAGTCATCAAGGAAATCATTCGGCACACGCGCGGCAAACGTCTAGATAAGATAGCGTTTGTGGAAGGCCATAAAGGCGAGGTGATTCAGATTACGCTAGACGAAAACTCGGCGCTGGTTGGTAAACCACTCCAAGAGGCTACCCAAGACCTTCCTGGCAAGTTGGTGATCGGTGCGGCTTCGAGGAACGATGTCGTCATTATCCCGAACGGTAAAACGGTGCTCGAGCCGGGCGACCGACTTGTTGTCTTCCTCGACACCACCGACGTAGCCGCCATGATGGAGGCTCTCTGA
- a CDS encoding GGDEF domain-containing protein gives MHDLNQTHSMQRTNPLRVRHTLFLALAFAFFGWLDQLAGPEVSFSLFYIFFIVVGAWRFGKTEAWASAVFAIVAWLVGETPWNSDHHIGVFLWNGISRFIIFGFIAAAVSEMKAVRDGLARANRQLSVLAKENEALARQDPLTKLANSRMFHERLTYEAARHKRNKAALCLAYIDLDNFKMVNDKLGHSGGDKVLIEVARKLKQSVRQVDVVARLGGDEFAIVFVDAAPEKVQEIGERIVRHILSLKDEVAGIPLGASVGILAIENIPDNPDSLVQLADEAMYIAKTSGKGQISVRHI, from the coding sequence ATGCACGATTTAAATCAAACCCACTCGATGCAACGCACCAACCCTTTGCGCGTTCGCCACACACTCTTCCTAGCGTTGGCCTTTGCGTTCTTTGGTTGGTTGGACCAGCTAGCTGGCCCCGAGGTGAGCTTTTCGTTGTTCTACATTTTCTTCATTGTCGTGGGTGCATGGCGATTCGGCAAGACGGAGGCATGGGCGAGTGCGGTCTTTGCGATCGTCGCATGGTTGGTGGGTGAAACGCCTTGGAACTCTGACCACCACATCGGAGTCTTTCTCTGGAACGGGATTAGCCGCTTCATTATCTTTGGGTTCATCGCCGCCGCGGTCTCCGAGATGAAAGCCGTCCGAGATGGTCTCGCGCGCGCGAACCGGCAACTCTCGGTCCTCGCAAAAGAAAACGAAGCGTTGGCGAGGCAAGATCCGCTGACAAAGCTCGCAAACTCCAGGATGTTTCACGAGAGATTGACCTACGAGGCGGCTCGACACAAACGCAACAAAGCCGCGCTCTGCCTTGCTTATATCGACCTCGACAACTTCAAAATGGTCAATGACAAGCTAGGACATAGTGGTGGGGACAAGGTGCTCATTGAAGTCGCGCGCAAGCTCAAGCAAAGCGTGAGACAGGTCGATGTGGTGGCGAGACTTGGCGGAGACGAATTCGCGATCGTCTTTGTGGATGCGGCACCCGAGAAGGTTCAAGAGATCGGCGAACGAATTGTCCGTCACATCCTAAGCCTCAAAGATGAAGTAGCGGGTATCCCATTGGGCGCGAGTGTCGGTATACTCGCGATAGAAAACATTCCGGATAATCCGGACTCACTCGTTCAGCTCGCCGACGAAGCCATGTACATCGCTAAGACAAGCGGAAAGGGGCAGATTTCGGTCCGCCATATCTAG
- a CDS encoding LamG-like jellyroll fold domain-containing protein — protein MNFKTYKTCSSPVLLATILMMGCSDSVLVQNLDEPDLAIMSDMPEDSQSDQDSVVEVPQECPQVVRSGALSMDGSTQIAMGNRSEFGLETFTLEAWVRRNGRGGFASTGVGGLRIEPLISKGRGESDGSNVDCNYAFGFVGDVLGADFEDMESGANHPVLGKTPIPDGTWNHVVATYDGTTWKLYLNAKLDAEVQVDATPRFDSIQHFGLGAMWNSEGVSAGGFIGDMAQARVYSRALSADEIAANMMSSNPISQDLVGHWALGEPDGELQDGTYIEDGPILDQGTLPRFSQLDMTRDGLTIAVDDDDQDHVEVDVFVRKITDEDDFTVVVIPDSQYYTRDANPPSRPNPDNPEFFRAQTRWAMEHIESDNVVGLIHVGDIVNNANQPSQWSRAVSAIEILETPSQRFPEGLPYGLSYGNHDQYPAGSPNDTAEANTHLGLERFADFTWFGGSYSASNADETWVSFWVGELQIIALNMQFAEEPNPRVLEWARNVFLSHPNALGIVNSHYIVRGNGEFSPQGAAIYEALKDVDNVQLMASGHVSHAARRTDDYQGNLIHSMLQDYQRMAIDPTDPSRPIMIDQSTTNGGQGFMRVWRFSPKNQTLSVRTISPYLNHEYTNDDNQFVLDVDIKRAGSDFTQVSGLVTKTSEAQSIALDLEEGEVAEWYAVTRDCQHEVRTDIFRIQ, from the coding sequence ATGAATTTCAAAACCTACAAGACCTGCTCTTCGCCTGTATTGCTGGCAACAATTCTCATGATGGGGTGTAGCGATTCGGTTCTGGTTCAGAATTTGGACGAGCCGGATCTGGCCATCATGAGCGATATGCCTGAGGACTCTCAGAGTGATCAAGATAGCGTCGTGGAGGTCCCTCAAGAGTGCCCACAAGTTGTCCGATCTGGCGCCCTTTCAATGGACGGTTCTACACAGATAGCTATGGGGAATCGAAGTGAGTTTGGACTCGAGACCTTTACTCTTGAGGCATGGGTACGGCGAAATGGTCGAGGCGGTTTCGCGTCCACAGGTGTCGGAGGCTTGAGGATTGAACCTCTCATCTCCAAGGGCAGGGGTGAGTCTGACGGAAGTAACGTGGATTGCAATTACGCGTTTGGATTCGTGGGTGATGTACTCGGAGCGGATTTCGAAGACATGGAGTCAGGAGCTAATCACCCAGTGCTAGGAAAGACTCCGATTCCGGACGGGACGTGGAATCATGTGGTCGCAACATACGATGGAACCACATGGAAGCTCTATCTCAACGCCAAGCTAGACGCCGAGGTTCAGGTGGATGCCACACCTCGATTCGACTCCATTCAACACTTTGGCCTGGGCGCCATGTGGAACTCTGAAGGGGTGAGCGCCGGTGGGTTCATCGGGGATATGGCTCAGGCCAGAGTGTACTCAAGAGCGCTTTCAGCTGACGAGATAGCAGCCAACATGATGTCTTCAAACCCAATCTCGCAAGATTTAGTGGGGCATTGGGCTTTAGGAGAACCTGATGGAGAGCTCCAAGACGGCACCTATATTGAAGACGGACCGATCTTGGACCAGGGCACTTTACCGAGGTTTAGCCAACTTGACATGACTCGGGATGGGCTCACCATCGCAGTGGATGACGATGACCAAGACCACGTCGAGGTGGACGTCTTTGTACGCAAGATCACGGACGAGGACGACTTCACGGTGGTTGTGATTCCGGATTCCCAATACTACACGCGCGATGCGAACCCACCGTCCAGACCCAATCCGGACAATCCAGAGTTCTTTCGTGCGCAAACTAGGTGGGCGATGGAACATATCGAGTCAGACAATGTGGTGGGGTTGATCCATGTCGGCGACATCGTCAACAATGCGAATCAACCTTCGCAATGGAGCCGAGCTGTCTCCGCGATCGAGATCCTGGAGACTCCGTCCCAGCGCTTTCCTGAAGGATTGCCCTACGGTTTGAGTTACGGAAATCACGACCAATACCCTGCCGGAAGCCCCAATGACACGGCCGAGGCGAACACTCATTTAGGTCTTGAACGCTTTGCAGACTTCACTTGGTTTGGTGGCTCTTATAGCGCCTCCAACGCGGATGAGACCTGGGTCTCCTTTTGGGTCGGTGAGCTTCAGATCATCGCACTCAACATGCAGTTCGCCGAGGAGCCCAATCCACGCGTCCTCGAGTGGGCCCGCAATGTTTTTCTCTCGCATCCGAACGCGCTCGGAATTGTAAACTCTCACTACATCGTTCGTGGAAATGGCGAATTCTCGCCGCAGGGCGCGGCCATCTACGAAGCCCTCAAGGACGTTGATAATGTCCAGCTCATGGCCAGTGGGCACGTCTCACACGCGGCCCGTCGCACCGATGACTATCAGGGGAATCTCATCCACTCCATGCTTCAGGATTATCAGCGCATGGCGATTGACCCCACGGACCCCTCCCGGCCCATCATGATCGATCAGAGCACCACGAACGGTGGCCAAGGATTCATGCGAGTTTGGCGCTTTTCGCCTAAGAATCAGACCCTCAGCGTGCGAACCATTAGTCCGTACCTCAATCACGAGTATACGAACGACGATAATCAATTCGTACTTGACGTGGATATCAAAAGGGCCGGTTCCGATTTCACACAAGTCTCCGGTTTAGTGACGAAAACCTCCGAGGCTCAGTCTATTGCGTTAGACTTGGAGGAGGGCGAGGTTGCTGAGTGGTACGCAGTGACTCGAGACTGTCAGCACGAAGTTAGAACGGACATCTTCAGGATTCAGTAG